A part of Capsicum annuum cultivar UCD-10X-F1 chromosome 6, UCD10Xv1.1, whole genome shotgun sequence genomic DNA contains:
- the LOC107872937 gene encoding 3-isopropylmalate dehydratase small subunit 3-like codes for MAASAALSNSITAFKPSPCQPRAASINPLPSIKLPSISSNYPLISHFAPTPKNPTVTPLRSAAAAAPETTNSSTTFHGLCYVVGDNIDTDQIIPAEYLTLVPSNPDEYKKLGSYALCGLPSSYPTRFVEPGEFTSKYSIVIGGDNFGCGSSREHAPVALGAAGVAAVVAESYARIFFRNSVSTGEVYPLESEVRICEECKTGDVVTVEFGESRLINHTTGKEYKLKPIGDAGPVIEAGGIFAYARKTGMISN; via the coding sequence ATGGCGGCTTCAGCAGCTCTTTCCAATTCCATCACCGCTTTCAAACCCTCTCCGTGTCAACCACGCGCCGCCTCTATCAACCCTCTCCCCTCCATCAAACTCCCATCAATCTCCTCCAATTACCCCTTAATTTCCCATTTTGCTCCCACTCCAAAAAACCCCACCGTCACACCTCTCCGTTCCGCCGCCGCCGCCGCACCGGAAACCACCAATTCATCCACCACATTCCACGGACTTTGCTACGTCGTCGGCGACAACATCGACACCGACCAAATCATCCCCGCAGAATACCTAACCCTAGTCCCTTCCAACCCAGATGAGTACAAAAAACTCGGGTCCTACGCTCTCTGCGGACTCCCTTCATCGTACCCGACCCGTTTCGTCGAACCAGGTGAGTTCACATCCAAGTACTCGATCGTTATCGGAGGCGACAACTTCGGGTGCGGGTCATCGCGTGAGCACGCGCCTGTTGCTCTAGGAGCGGCGGGTGTAGCAGCAGTGGTGGCGGAGTCGTACGCGAGGATCTTCTTCAGGAACTCAGTTTCGACAGGGGAAGTTTATCCGCTTGAATCAGAAGTGAGGATTTGCGAAGAGTGTAAAACTGGTGATGTGGTGACCGTGGAATTTGGAGAGAGTAGATTGATTAATCATACAACAGGGAAAGAGTATAAATTGAAGCCTATTGGTGATGCTGGTCCTGTTATTGAAGCTGGTGGCATTTTCGCTTATGCAAGAAAGACTGGAATGATTTCTAACTGA
- the LOC107874056 gene encoding uncharacterized protein LOC107874056: MEKVEAVDIRVKNYLKLTGYEKWTRSYATVNRGWTLTSNIAGSINGVHVSARELPIYDFLEEVQLLFAKWNWKYRQQTSYTFTPLIGKFYDILKENEALCTHMTVVPATEYV; the protein is encoded by the exons atggaaaaagttgaggcagttgatATTAGGGTGAAGAATTATTTGAAATTGACTGGTTACGAAAAGTGGACTAGGTCCTATGCAACAGTTAATCGAGGatggactttgacttcaaacattgcGGGCTCAATAAATGGAGTACatgtatcagctagagaactgccaatttatgactttcttgaggagGTTCAATTATTGTTTGCAAAATGGAACTGGAAATATAGGCAACAAACTTCATATACCTTCACACCACTCATTGGAAAGTTTTATGACATACTCAAAGAGAACGAGGCTTTGTGTACTCATATGACG gTTGTACCAGCCACAGAATATGTGTAG